In Papaver somniferum cultivar HN1 chromosome 9, ASM357369v1, whole genome shotgun sequence, the genomic stretch TTGCTGCTCATCATTTTGCGAAGTCTTGTCTACCACACTTGATTGCAGTTTGTCCGATGCCATATTTCCGGTTTTGTATGGTCGATAATGGATATATAACCCCGTCTGAAATTGAAAGTCAGGAATCACTAATTAAACAATGATTTTGAAGTTGTATATAATCAATTAACCTAAGTAAAGATAATATATTACTCCAAAAGACACTATCTGAGAACTCAAACAGAGACAATAATAAAGACCATGTGACAATTCTACTGATTAATACAAGTTCTTCCCTAGAGTTGCTGTTTTGAGAGCATCAAAagaattttcaagagaaaacctGACTCATAAAAGTAAGGCTAAGAAGGTTTCTAAATCAGTAACACATTGAGAATTTTAAGACAAACCTATTCCGgaggaaataacacaaacactgtATGTGCAGAAATGCAGAATCTCAATCAAACCAATTTGAACTGAATGCAGAGAAACATAATGGCACATTGGAATATATAAAGCTTTGGTCATATGTTGAAGAAGAGGGTTGTTAGTTGGATATTACAACAACATTTCAGCAGACTATTCATGcagaagaagaatcttcaatgaACAAACCATCTTAAATTTTAAGATCAATCTAAGAAATTAAAACGTTCAGAATTGACCATTTTGACTATATCATGTTGACTAGTAGGTTGTGCTTGCCGAAAATTGGGACTTTAATTTTTGGTTAGCCCGTGGTCTGTGGAGTAAAAGTAATTACTACTGTACTATTTATCCATACTGACTACATTTATCACCACTTATCACTTACTACCAGTCTGAAATGGAATTCAGCAGATTCAGGATATCCTTTCTATATTAATTAATTAAAGTAAGTATATAAATGTCAACAACAGCAAAATACATGTCCAAATACCAATAATAATTACATGGAGATTTCATTTCCCAACTCAACAATCAAATCTCCAACAAGAACAACCATGGCTACTTCTCCAGACATCAGTAGTCCATACAGAAGAATTGAAGATTCATTGGAAGAACAAGCTATggatccaaacaccaaaaaatcatcaaaaaaactAACTCTGATTCCATTAATATTTCTCATCTATTTTGAAGTTTCCGGTGGTCCTTATGGTGAAGAACCAGCCGTTAAGGCTGCAGGACCCTTATTTGCTCTGCTTGGGTTTTTAATTTTTCCATTTATTTGGAGTATTCCGGAAGCTCTAATCACAGCTGAACTTGCTACTGCTTATCCTGGTAACGGTGGTTATGTTATCTGGGCTGATCAGGCTTTTGGTCCTTTTTGGGGATCTTTAATGGGTTCATGGAAATTTCTTAGTGGATCCATTAACAACGCTGCTTATCCTGTCCTCTGTGCAGAGTATGTGAAACAGGTTTTCCCTGTTTTGGGTCATGGTTTGCCTCGTGTATTAGCTATTTCTACATCTACTGTGCTTTTATCATTTCTTAATTATACTGGATTAACAATCGTTGGTTGGGTTGCTGTTGCAATTGGTATAGTTtctcttcttccatttcttctcATGGCTATGATTTCCATTCCAAGAATTCGACCAAAACGTTGGGGTAGTACAGGTCAAAAAGGTGTGAAGAAGGATTGGAATTTATTCTTTAATACTctgttttggaatttgaatttctgGGATAATGCGAGTACATTAGCAGGAGAAGTAGAGAACCCACAGAAAACATTTCCAAAAGCTCTACTTTCAGCTGGAATTATTACTTGTCTTGGGTATTTGATTCCTCTTTTAGCAGCAACTGGATCCTTAACGGTTGATCAGAACCGATGGGATGAAGGGTTTTTAGCAGATGCAGCAGGGATGATTGCCGGGCAATGGTTGAAATTTTGGGTAGGACTTGGTTCAGTATTATCTGCAGTTGGATTGTTTGAAGCTCAATTAAGTAGTAGCTCGTTTCAACTTGAAGGTATGGCAAATTTAGGATTCTTACCTGCTTTCTTTGCATGTAGATCAAAATGGTTTAATACACCATGGGTTGGAATCTTTGTTTCAAGTTTATTAACATTGGGGGTGTCCTTCATGGATTTTACTGatataatatcatcagcaaatttCTTATATAGTCTGGGTATGCTGTTAGAATTCTCTGCATtcatttggttgagaagaaaatatccaaatttGAAGAGACCTTACAAAGTACCATTGGGAATTCGTGGATTAGTTGTTATGTGTTTGGTACCAGCTGGGTTTGTGATATTTGTAATGGTTATTTCAAAGCCTATAGTCTTCATCATGAGTGGAGGACTGACTCTGTTTGgagttcttttctattttttcatGAATCTTTGTAAAACTAGAGGGTACATCAAATTTAACATCAAGGAAACAGCTACTGGAGAACAAGTGGTTGAAGGGCAATGAGAAAACTAGTGTTTTCGCCTATACATTGTATCTTTAAGATTGTAATTTGATAGATCAAGTAATTTGAGATTTTATATATTCTTTAGAATGGTTCTTAATTGTTTGTCTGCAATGTGATGGTTGCCTCAAAGTGCGTACCCACGCAAGGGATACCATAAAAGTCAAGCAGACACAGAAAAGGCATATCTCTTACCAACTCGCATacggaaattaaaaaaaatgaaaaaaaggtgCGTGGAATTCAAAAGCCAACTCAGAACTCCCGAAGTGTGCATGATTCTTTAATCTGTGGCTCACATTTGGAGGTTTATTGACATGACGGTCCAGCTCAGTCATCATCATTTGTGATTTGTGAAGGCTACTGGGATTTGAAATCCTGATTCACCGTATAATGTTGACATTGTTAAATGCTTATTTGGATTATTTTATAAATTGCGATGTCCatgtttcattttgatttttttgtttatcTTGCTAATTCAGGTGATAGGTTACCCTCTTAGGTCCTGAGCAAAATATCACCTGAATAAGTTTTGGTTACATACGGGAACTTTTGAGAAATTTTTTTGATGGGAAAAATACCTCTGGGGCATATTGGAGCAAATAGGAATTCGACATTGTCCTTCTTTTCCTTTCGGTTTTGAGCTAATTGAAGTTTTTAATTTCTACACTTGATTTGCCCTTCGACAATTTTTTTTAGTGTTATTAACTATCGGTGAATTTTCATCTATAATAATGGCAGTTTTCAGAATCTTAAACACTGACGGAATAtcgataaaaagaaaaaagaatatacTTATCCAACTATCTTCTAACAATGCAGTGTGAATCGTTGGATTATGTATATCTAATGGTCAAGAAACTTGTTTCTCTTTCCCGAATAAAATTGTTGTTTCCCTTTCCTATGCCGTTAGCTTGTAAGGTTGTGACAAAGAAACATGCATATGATCAAAAagttaaaagaatttttttat encodes the following:
- the LOC113308679 gene encoding probable polyamine transporter At3g13620 — its product is MEISFPNSTIKSPTRTTMATSPDISSPYRRIEDSLEEQAMDPNTKKSSKKLTLIPLIFLIYFEVSGGPYGEEPAVKAAGPLFALLGFLIFPFIWSIPEALITAELATAYPGNGGYVIWADQAFGPFWGSLMGSWKFLSGSINNAAYPVLCAEYVKQVFPVLGHGLPRVLAISTSTVLLSFLNYTGLTIVGWVAVAIGIVSLLPFLLMAMISIPRIRPKRWGSTGQKGVKKDWNLFFNTLFWNLNFWDNASTLAGEVENPQKTFPKALLSAGIITCLGYLIPLLAATGSLTVDQNRWDEGFLADAAGMIAGQWLKFWVGLGSVLSAVGLFEAQLSSSSFQLEGMANLGFLPAFFACRSKWFNTPWVGIFVSSLLTLGVSFMDFTDIISSANFLYSLGMLLEFSAFIWLRRKYPNLKRPYKVPLGIRGLVVMCLVPAGFVIFVMVISKPIVFIMSGGLTLFGVLFYFFMNLCKTRGYIKFNIKETATGEQVVEGQ